From Actinomycetota bacterium, a single genomic window includes:
- the purD gene encoding phosphoribosylamine--glycine ligase, whose protein sequence is MRIAVVGGGGREHALLATLAQSPDAERLFAMPGNAGTAAVAENVAGLSAIDGPGLAAFAERNRVDLTIVGPEQPLVAGVADEFLDRGLPVFGPTAAAARIEGSKAFAKEVMAAAGVPTARAESFTDPRAAVAALDDFGPPWVVKADGLAAGKGVTVTGDHAAARAAVEAALVGRVHGDAGATILLEEFLEGPEASVFAVTDGRTVLPLAPARDHKRVGDGDTGPNTGGMGAFSPLPDVDDDLVEEVRRTVLEPTVAELARRGARYQGLLYAGLTLTADGPRVLEFNCRFGDPETQVILPRMTSDLADLAWTAAEGTLSGCKVSWDPRACVTVVLAAGGYPGSYRTGLEIGGLQEAAARPGVHLFHAGTALDQAGRVRTAGGRVLGVTALGDDLADARARAYQAAELVRFDGVHYRRDIAAVLP, encoded by the coding sequence ATGCGGATCGCGGTCGTCGGCGGGGGCGGGCGCGAGCACGCCCTGCTGGCCACCCTCGCCCAGAGTCCCGACGCGGAGCGGCTGTTCGCCATGCCCGGCAACGCCGGCACGGCGGCGGTGGCCGAGAACGTCGCCGGGCTGAGCGCCATCGACGGGCCCGGGCTGGCCGCCTTCGCCGAGCGGAACCGGGTCGACCTGACGATCGTCGGCCCCGAGCAGCCCCTGGTCGCCGGCGTGGCCGACGAGTTCCTGGACCGCGGCCTGCCGGTGTTCGGGCCGACGGCGGCGGCCGCCCGCATCGAGGGCTCCAAGGCGTTCGCCAAGGAGGTCATGGCCGCCGCCGGGGTGCCGACGGCCCGCGCCGAGAGCTTCACCGACCCCCGGGCGGCGGTGGCCGCCCTTGACGACTTCGGCCCCCCCTGGGTGGTCAAGGCCGACGGGCTGGCCGCCGGAAAGGGCGTCACCGTCACCGGTGACCACGCGGCCGCCCGCGCCGCCGTCGAGGCCGCCCTGGTCGGGCGGGTCCACGGCGACGCCGGCGCCACCATCCTGCTCGAGGAGTTCCTGGAGGGGCCGGAGGCCAGCGTGTTCGCGGTCACCGACGGGCGCACCGTGCTCCCCCTGGCCCCGGCCCGCGACCACAAGCGGGTCGGCGACGGCGACACCGGGCCCAACACGGGCGGCATGGGCGCCTTCTCGCCCCTGCCCGACGTCGACGACGACCTGGTCGAGGAGGTCCGCCGGACCGTGCTGGAGCCGACCGTGGCCGAGCTGGCCCGCCGGGGCGCCCGCTACCAGGGCCTGCTCTACGCCGGGCTGACCCTGACCGCCGACGGGCCGAGGGTGCTCGAGTTCAACTGCCGCTTCGGCGACCCCGAGACCCAGGTCATCCTGCCCCGCATGACCAGCGACCTGGCCGACCTGGCCTGGACGGCGGCCGAGGGCACGCTGTCGGGGTGCAAGGTCTCCTGGGACCCGCGGGCCTGCGTCACCGTGGTGCTGGCCGCCGGCGGCTACCCGGGCTCCTACCGCACCGGCCTGGAGATCGGGGGCCTCCAGGAGGCCGCGGCCCGGCCCGGCGTCCACCTGTTCCACGCCGGCACGGCCCTCGACCAGGCCGGGAGGGTCCGCACCGCGGGCGGGCGGGTGCTCGGGGTCACCGCCCTTGGCGACGACCTGGCCGACGCCAGGGCCCGCGCCTACCAGGCCGCCGAGCTGGTCCGGTTCGACGGCGTCCACTACCGGCGGGACATCGCCGCCGTGCTACCGTAG
- a CDS encoding adenylosuccinate synthase translates to MPGTILVGSQWGDEGKGKATDLLADKMDVVVRYQGGNNAGHTVIVGGRTFKLHLVPSGILYPHVTPVIGNGMVVDPGTLLAELAALDAQGIATGKLLISANAHLIMPWHKELDKLTERWLGRQRIGTTGRGIGPTYADKVGRLGIRVQDLLDLGILAKKVEAVLRERNPLLAKVYNRLPLDAEAIVEEYATYAEALRPRIADTSLYVWNALREGKQVLFEGAQATLLDVDHGTYPFVTSSSPVAGGALAGAGVGPGWIDRVMGIAKAYVTRVGAGPFPTEAGEDEAEVLRAAGDEFGTTTGRPRRCGWLDTVGLRYAARVNGLTELFVTKLDVLSRLERIPVAVAYRIDGEVTEDWPMTQTEVHHAEPVYELFEGWREDISGVTRLEDLPRAARVYVDAVEKLGGVPVTAVGVGPGREQTLLRGEE, encoded by the coding sequence ATGCCGGGAACCATCCTCGTCGGCAGCCAGTGGGGGGACGAGGGCAAGGGCAAGGCGACCGACCTGCTGGCCGACAAGATGGATGTGGTCGTCCGCTACCAGGGCGGCAACAACGCCGGGCACACGGTGATCGTCGGGGGCCGCACCTTCAAGCTCCACCTGGTCCCCAGCGGCATCCTGTACCCGCACGTCACCCCCGTGATCGGCAACGGCATGGTGGTCGACCCGGGGACCCTGCTGGCCGAGCTGGCCGCCCTCGACGCCCAGGGCATCGCCACCGGCAAGCTGCTCATCTCGGCCAACGCGCACCTGATCATGCCCTGGCACAAGGAGCTGGACAAGCTCACCGAGCGCTGGCTGGGCCGGCAGCGGATCGGTACCACCGGCCGGGGCATCGGCCCCACCTACGCCGACAAGGTGGGCCGGCTCGGGATCCGCGTCCAGGACCTGCTCGACCTGGGGATCCTGGCCAAGAAGGTCGAGGCCGTGCTGCGCGAGCGCAACCCGCTGCTGGCCAAGGTCTACAACCGGCTGCCGCTGGACGCCGAGGCGATCGTCGAGGAGTACGCCACCTACGCCGAGGCCCTGCGGCCCCGGATCGCCGACACCTCGCTGTATGTCTGGAACGCGCTCCGCGAAGGCAAGCAGGTGCTGTTCGAGGGCGCCCAGGCCACCCTGCTCGACGTCGACCACGGCACCTACCCGTTCGTGACCTCGTCCTCGCCGGTGGCCGGCGGCGCCCTGGCCGGGGCCGGGGTCGGGCCCGGCTGGATCGACCGGGTCATGGGCATCGCCAAGGCGTACGTGACCCGGGTCGGGGCCGGCCCGTTCCCCACCGAGGCCGGCGAGGACGAGGCCGAGGTGCTGCGGGCCGCCGGCGACGAGTTCGGCACCACCACCGGCCGGCCGCGCCGCTGCGGCTGGCTGGACACCGTCGGGCTCCGCTACGCGGCCCGGGTCAACGGGCTGACCGAGCTGTTCGTGACCAAGCTGGACGTGCTCTCGCGGCTGGAGCGGATCCCGGTGGCCGTCGCCTACCGGATCGACGGCGAGGTCACCGAGGACTGGCCCATGACCCAGACCGAGGTCCACCACGCCGAGCCGGTCTACGAGCTGTTCGAGGGCTGGCGCGAGGACATCAGCGGCGTCACCCGGCTGGAGGACCTCCCCCGGGCGGCCAGGGTGTACGTCGACGCCGTCGAGAAGCTGGGCGGGGTCCCGGTGACCGCCGTCGGGGTCGGCCCCGGCCGCGAGCAGACCTTGCTGCGGGGAGAGGAGTAA